The sequence TCTCCAAAACCGAAGTAACCATCAGCATCGGTTTTCTGTGCGGTAAAAAATTTGAGATATCGATATTTGAAATGTCCGTAGTTTTCATCAAGGTGCTAAAACGGTTTTCATTTCAATAGTAGCAATAACTTTGTTATCGCACTCAGTTTGGGCGGTTACCAGAGTAACACCCAATATTTCGTGCAAAATATTTACAGTAGTTTTTAATTCTTTTCCGATGGAAGGAAGTTCAAAAATCTCCGTTTTTTTAATTGCGCCAATGTAGCCGGTTGGAGGATCTTCTTTTTTCAAAAAAAATTGGTAGCCCGTGTAGAGCGCAACGGATTGAGCCATATGCTCAATCAAGCCTGGAACTGCAAATATATTATTTTGTGTGAAAATGTTTTCTTCGGAAACTGTTAAGCCCGCAATCACTTTTCTATCTTCAAAATGAAGTAGTTTGTCCACCATAACAAAAGGAGATTTCTGTGGAATTAATTTTCCGATGAAATCTTTGTCCGTTATTTTTTCGGTGAACCCGTCCATTTAAACCACGGTTAAATAGGCGTAAGAATATGCAAAACGCGCGCTTTCTGGCACTTGAAGAAATATTCTTTCCCCTTTTTTAAGTTTTCCTGAATGTACTAATTCTTCTAACATAAGATAAATAGAACCAGCACCAACATTACCAACTTTTGTAAGGTTCAAAAACCACTTATCCCAAGATAAATGAAGTCCTTGACGTTCAATTTCGTTGTATAAATTTTCTTTGAAATAATAGGAAGAAATATGTGGAAGGTAATAATCTATATCCTCTTCAGTGATGTTATGTTTCGCCATTGCGTCTTTCATACTTTCAACACCTTTTTGAAGGATGTTTTCGCCTAAAAGTTTTACGTCCTGTTTCATTGCGAAAAGAGACATTTTTCCCCAAACATCTGCTGGATATTCACTCCAAGGCTTTAGGTTTCCGTCTTCTAATTTCTCGCCACCAGCGTACATGCAAGTATCGAGTTCGAAGGCATAACTGTAGCCTTCCATCCATTCAATTTTAAGTGGCGTTTTTCCGTTTGGTTCACTTTCTAAGAGCACTGCTCCAGCACCATCAGAAAGCATCCAACGTAAAAATTCTTTATTAAAAGCTAGAATTGAATTTTCTTCAACTTCCTTTAAATGGGCTACTTCATCTTCAAAAATATCGCTCTTCATCCAAGAGGAAGTTCTTTCAGAACCTGTACAAACTGCGTTCTTTACTTGGTCTGATTTTATGGCCATATAACCATATTTCAACGCGTTCATTCCAGCGCAACAAGCTCCAGAAGGAGAATTAACTTCAAGATTTCCATTTTTTAAAAACCCGTGTACCATTGCCGCGTGGCTCGGTAAAATTTGGTCTGGACTTGATGTTCCACAAGATAAAAGTTCAATTTGATTTTTGTTGAAAGTATCATCACACAAAGCTTCAACCGCTTCAGCAGCTAGTTGAGCGTTGTTGTGTGTAACATTTCCATCTTTATCGATGGCGTAGTAACGTGTTTTTATTTGGTTATTCCGAAGAATTATACGACGTGCTTTTGATGTTTTTCCATTGATGACACCAAGCTTTTCTTCCATGGCCTCATTCTCAACGGGTTCGTTTGGTAAAAACTTTGCAATCCTAGTAATGTAAACGTTCTTCATTAATTTTGCTTTAATGCAACTGATGAATAATAAGCTTTTTCCCGTTGTATTTTACGGTACATTGGGATATAAGTGAGCAAAAATACGATAAATACAATTGGGGCAATTAGCCATATTGCAAATAACAAATAATATTTAAAAAAAACGAGCCATTTGCTTCTTTCTTTGCCTTCTTTTTTGATTAAATGGTCTGCCCATTTGGTGAAAACCATATTTCCCCGAATATCGGTTGCAATAAGAGAAGGATCAACTTTTACGGCGCCAACATCCAAAAGATTTTTCTGAAGATTTGAATATTCGTTTTGAAATAAAGCCTCTTTAATTGGGTTTCCAAAACGGGATGCAGCCTCAATATCTTTATCTGAAACTCCAGGTTTTGGGAAGATGCCAAGCATTTTGGTTTTCTTCCCGCCCATAAGCCAATGCACGATTGTGATAACGCTAATGTGGTTAAGATTTTTATCAACTAAAGCAATGTTTCCTACCAATTCTGCATTGTTTGCTACCAACAATTTCTTCATTTTTTCCTGTGCCATTATCCACATATTTCTACTGGCGGAAACTGTTACAACAGGTGTATTCGCAAGTAAAACTTTTGCTTCTTCAGATTTTAAAAATGAATTTATTGGAATCGAAGGCGTTAAATACCAAGTTGTATAACCTAATATCACTAAATCATATTTTTTCTGAAGGATTTCAGGTGAAACACTCTCTAATGGTATTGGAATTTGAAGAAAAGTTTCAGGGAAAGCACCGTAAAATTCTTCTTGTTTCCACGGAAAAAGAAACTTTTTTTTCGGAACGATTTCGTAATAGGAAATATTTACTTTTTCATCTGAAATTGTTGAAGCAATATTTTTCAGAATATCAAAAAGTTGTCCTGTTTGTGAATAATATATTATTAAAATTTCTTCCATTTGTTAATCGTTCGTTTCCCAAAAATCAAAATAGTTAAACCATTGTAATGGATATTTTTTGAGCATCCATTCTACACTTTCAGTATATTTTTTCAATAATCCTTGAGCATCGCGGTTTTTTACTTCCGCTTGACGGGCGTATAAATGGTAATGTTTGTTGGTTTCTTTCATTACATAAACGAACAAAACTGGAACGTTCAACCTACTTGCCAATAAAAATGGTCCAGCTGGAAAATTTGCTTCCTTGCCCCTAAGCGATTCCGTCAATACTTTTTGACCTTTCATATATCTATCGCCAGTAAAGCAGACCAATTCGCCACTTGTAAGTGCGTTGTTTATCTCAAAAATATGCGACATATCGTCATTTACCAAAATAAATTTCACTCTGGAACGCACGGTTACTTTTTCCATGTATTCCTTTATATTTTGGTGTTCTGCATCTGTAGTTACGAGGCTTATTTGCGAACGAGTATCTATTTCTTCGAAGAAATATTCGGCAATTTCAAAATTACCCAAGTGGGCACTTATCATAATTCCACCTTGCTGTGTATCGAGCAGATTGGTTATGTTTTCAACACCATCACATTCATAGGTAAATTGACTTTTTAAGCCTGAGGAGATAGCGGCCTTGTCTATGATGGTTTTTCCAAAAATGAAATAACTTTTATAAATGCTGAAAAGACTTTTTAGCGAAGGATATTTAAGTCTTTTTCGGAAATAGTAAAAAATGGAGCGAGTGCTTTTTCCGGCGAAAAAAACATAATAAAGCGCAACGGGATAAAGTAGCACATAGGCAGCGCGAACCCCTAATTTTGTTATAAAAAATATAAAGATCTTATATCCAAAAACGGTTCCTTTGCTCTTGCCTTCCCACTCGCCCGCCATAAATTAGTATTGCAAATTTCAGCTGATTTTTGTTTCAATAAGATCGTAAAAATCTTGAAGCGTTGTGACATTTACAAAATCCTCACCAGTTAATTTCACGCTAAAGTTAGACTCAACAGCGACTACTAAGTCCACAAAATCCAAACTGTCCAACTCTAAAGTTTCCTTTAGATTAGCTTTTGGCTCAATGTCTTCGCTTTCTACCTCAAACTCATCTACTAAAAAGTAGTTGATCTTCTCTACAATAACCTCTTTGTTCATTTTTAAAGTTTGCATTTTTTAATAATTAATGCTGAATTGGTTCCTCCGAACCCAAAAGAATTGGACAAAAATACATCAATTTTTTTGTTTAACGTTTTGTTAACAAGGTTTAATTTTGAAGCTGCCTCGTCAGGATTTTCCAAATTTATGTTAGGTGCTATAAAAGAATACTCCATCATTAGCATTGAATATATTACTTCGCTTGCCCCAGCCATCCAGCATTCGTGACCGGTCATAGATTTTGTGGAACTTACGCAAGGACCATTTTCTCCAAAGACATCTACTATTGCTAAAGCTTCATTTGCATCGCCAACTGGTGTTGAAGTTGCATGGGCATTCACATAATCTATTTCTGAAGCTTTTATATTTGCTTGATCCAAAGCCATTTTCATCGCTCTTGAAGGTCCATCCACATTTGGTGTTGAAATATGATCGCCATTTGAAGAAAAACCATAACCAATAATTTCACCTAAAATTGGTGCGCCACGTTTCATTGCGCTTTCGTAGCTTTCAATTACTAAGGTTGCTGCTCCTCCGCTTGGCACTAAACCATCTCTATCTTTATCGAACGGGCGACTTGCTTTTGTTGGGTCCAATTGTGTTGAGAAAACGCCGAGACCATCAAAACTGCCCATTGCGAGCTCGTTAATTTCTTGTGCACCACCTGAAATGATACAATCTTGCAATCCATTTTTTATAAGAAAATAAGCCATCCCGATAGAATGTGAGCCACTTGCGCAAGCTGCACTAATTGTGAAATTGATGCCTCTCAACTTAAATATAGTTGAAAGATTCATTGTTACAGAAGAATTCATCGCCTTGAAAATAGCGCCAGAACCAACAAGCGTTGTATCCTTTTTCTCACGTATTTTATCTACAGATTCTATAACCGATTTCGCTGTACTATCGTTTCCGTAGAGAATTCCAACTTCGTTTTCGTTTAGGAATTGTTGATCTATTTTAGCGTTTTTTAAAGCTTCAATAGTTGCGGCATAGGCGTATGCGCCTTCTTCGCCTAAACTTACACGCTCTCTGCGGGAAAGTTGTTCTTTCAAATTAGGTTCTTCAACCCAGCCTGTTAAACAGGAGCGATATCCAAAATCTTTACGTTTTCCGTCGCAAATAATGCCAGACTTACCGTTATATAACGATTCCTTTACTTCTTGTAAGTTTTTGCCTATACAAGAATAAATGCCCATTCCGGTTATTACTACTCTTCTCAATTCTTCTTCTTTTTACGAATAAATCCCTCCATTAATATTAATCACTTCACCCGTAATATACGAAGCTTTTTTTGATGCTAAAAAGCTAACAATATGCGCCACTTCTTCAGCTTCGCCAAAACGGTTGGCGGGAATCATTTTCTTTAATTCTTTTTCATCAAGTTCAGCAGTCATATCACTTTTTATGAATCCAGGAGCTACTGCGTTTACCGTTATGTTTCGTTTTGCAACTTCTTGTGCCAAGGCTTTTGTTGCGCCAATAACAGCTCCTTTTGCTGCGGAATAATTTACTTGGCCTGGCGTTCCTTTTAAACCTGAAACTGAAACCATATTTATAATTCTTCCATATTTATTGACCAACATTTTTTGAATCAACGCATTGGTAACATTGTAAAAACCATTCAAACTAGTGTTAATTACACTGTGCCAATCTTCGGGTTTCATCCACATAAACATACCGTCTTTTGTTATTCCGGCATTGTTTATAATTACTTCAATGATAGCGTCTTTGTTTGCTTCATGCCATACGTCAAATGCCTTATTTACGGCTTCGGAGTTTGTTACGTCAAATTGGATTATTTCGCCTTTAGCTCCAAGTCCCTCTACTTCTTTTAAAGTTTGTTGGGCGGCTTCTTTGTTGCCGTTATAATTTATAAGTAGGTTATATTCTAAATCTTTTGCGAGTTGAATACATACCGCACGACCAATGCCTCGCGAGCCTCCTGTAACTAATGCGTATTTTTGCTTTTCCTTTTTCTCTTCCATATTTTAGCTGATAAACCTACAAGGAAGTCTCATTCGTCGACAATACCTTGCAGGTTAAATTCGCTCGTGAGTTTTACTGCCAACTGCTACTGAGTACTGAACACTTTTTATTTCGAAGTATCTACAAAATTCTCCGCATTTTGGTGCCATTTGCCCAATACCTTTCCATCTTTATCTATAAAACCCCAATCTTTATCTTTCTTTACACGAGCATAACCATCTATAAAACCTTTGTCTGATCCACTTTGTAAAAATCCAAATCCTGATGAAATATCATATTCCATCGAAATTACCAATTTACCAGTTTTATCAATAAAACCCCATTGTTTTTTTTCTTTCACTGGAGCCAAGCCATTATCTGAAAAAATTTCGGCATCTCTGTATTTTATATCGATTACTTTTTCGCCTTTTTCATTAATATAACCCCATTCTTTGCCCATATTTACTGGTGCAAGACCCGCATTGAATGCGCGAACTTTGTCATACGTTGGTTGGATAATCCATTCGCCTTTGTCATTAATGAAACCCATCATTTTATTACTTCGAGCGTAAGTTAATGGCGAATCATTTGTGAAATCCCAAATCTTATCTACGCCATCAATTGGTGTAAATGTACCGTTAATGAGCAAACCAAAGCTTTCGCCTTTTCTTGCCCAAATTCCGTTTTTGCTGTAATCTCCAATTTCATTATAATGTGCAGGAACAAATTCCTCGCCCTTTTTGCTCAACAATCCCCAAGTTTCACCGTTTTTGAATTTTGCATAGCCATTGTTGAAACCTTTAATTTCATCATATTTCGGTTCTACGATGGTCTTTCCATTGGTATCAATCAAACCAATTTTTTCGCCACTACGAATTATCGCAACGCCGTTATCAAAATCGTAATATTTATCGGTTGCAGGTGTGCTTAATGTTTCACCTTTAGCATTGATATATTTCCAGTCCTTATCTGTAAGCACTAAAACATAGCCCGAATTGAAGGTTTTTACCCTGTCGTACTGTGGCTGGATCACCCACTCACCAGTAGTATTTATAAGCCCCCATTTTTTATCCTTCATAGCTGCGGCGTACTTGCCAGAGAAGCTATCGGCTTTTTCAAATTGAGGTTGAATAGCATATTCGCCAGATTTGTTAATGTATCCAAACAAATCGTTGTCGCGCACCAAAGCCAGTTCCTGAGCGGTAACTGAGAATGTTCCTAATAAAAGGATTAATGCAAAAGAAAAAATTGTTTTCATAAATATATCAATTTAAGTTAGTTGACGTTAAAATAAACAATTTTGAGGAGATAATACAAATATAATTTTAAGGTTCCATTAAAAACTCTTTCACCTTGTTCACATAGGGATACATAATCACGTCTTCTTTGAAAACTGGAACAATGGCGCGGATTTCATCGTACATCTTTTTTGTTTCAGACGAAACGCTGTCCTGTACTTTTAAATATTCAATGGCTTGAATGATGGTTATAAGCTCTATTGCTACTACTTCAAAAGCATTTTCGATTACTTTTTTGGTAATTAGCGCTGCATTAGTTCCCATACTTACAATATCCTGATTGTCGTTATTGTTCGGGATGCTGTGCACGTACATTGGGTTGCTAAGCATTTGACTTTCTGCAGTTGTTGAAGTTGCTGTGAACTGAACACCTTGCATTCCAAAATTCAAACCTAATTTGCCTAAGTTTACGAATGGCGGCAGAATATCATTCAATTTAGAATTTAGAAGGTAATTTAATTGCCGCTCCGAAAGCATCGTCATCTTGGCAACAACTATTTTCAGTTTGTCCATTTCTAGGGCAACATAATCACCGTGAAAATTTCCGCCGTGATAAACGTTTTTCTTTTCAACATCTACAATTGGGTTGTCGTTGGCTGAGTTTACTTCTTCAATTAAAATACTTTCAACGGAATTTAATGTATCCAAAACTGGCCCCAAAATCTGTGGTACGCAGCGTAAGGAGTAATATTCCTGTACTTTTTCAACAAATACCTCCTCATTACTTGAACCATTATATAAGTGATGTTCGCGTTTACGGGTTAAACTGCTATCCTTTAAATGTGTGCGCATCATTTCGGCAACTTGACGCTGTCCGTTGTGACGTTTGGTTTGGTTTAATTCAAAAGAAAGATGGTCATCATAGGCTTTTACGATTTCGTTTATGGCGGAAGATGCTTTAATCATCCACGCCATAATTCGCTTTGTGTAAAGCACATTTACAACGCCAATCCCCGTCATTACTGATGTCCCGTTCATCAACGCTAAACCTTCACGAAGTTCAACTTTTATGGGCTGCAGGTTTTCTAGCTTGAAAACTTCTTCAGTATTTCTTCTTTCGTCTTTATAGAAAACTTCGCCTTCGCCTATAAGTACTAAAGCTAAATGTGCAAGTTGCACCAAATCGCCACTAGCACCAACGCCGCCGTGTTCATATATAAGTGGAATGATATTTTTATTCAGCAATTCTCCCATCAATTTTATTACTGATGGATGCACGCCACTATTGCCAAGGCTTAGTGTATTCAAACGTGCGAGCATTGCAGCCCGAACGTATTGGGCAGTAATAGGGTTTCCTGTTCCTGACGCGTGACTACGAATAAGGTTGTATTGAAGCTGAATGCGCTCGTCGTCCTTAATTTTGTACTGCGCCATCGGGCCGAAACCAGTATTGACACCGTAGATAATTTTGTTTTCTGAAAATTCTTTTAGAAAGTCAAAACTGTTTTGAACTCTTTCTATTATATCTTTGTGAAGTTGGACAGCATCGTTTTTGAAAATTATTTTATCAAAATCGGCTATTTCAAGTTTTCCTTTTAATGTTGGCATTTATTGTTGAATCAAATAATTTATTAAATTTATTCTTTCAAATAATTTCTAACTTTAGAATGCAAATTTAGAATTTTTTAACAATCTATATCTTAATAATATGAATGATATTTCTGTTGATGTGTTAATTATTGGCGCGGGACCCTCTGGTTGTGTAGCTTCTTCCTACTTAAAAAACAATGGAATAAGCTCGAAAGTAGTTGAAAAAAGTCACTTTCCACGTTTCGTGATTGGCGAAAGTCTTTTGCCTCGTTGCATGGACCATTTTGAAGAAGCTGGGC comes from Aequorivita sublithincola DSM 14238 and encodes:
- a CDS encoding WG repeat-containing protein; its protein translation is MKTIFSFALILLLGTFSVTAQELALVRDNDLFGYINKSGEYAIQPQFEKADSFSGKYAAAMKDKKWGLINTTGEWVIQPQYDRVKTFNSGYVLVLTDKDWKYINAKGETLSTPATDKYYDFDNGVAIIRSGEKIGLIDTNGKTIVEPKYDEIKGFNNGYAKFKNGETWGLLSKKGEEFVPAHYNEIGDYSKNGIWARKGESFGLLINGTFTPIDGVDKIWDFTNDSPLTYARSNKMMGFINDKGEWIIQPTYDKVRAFNAGLAPVNMGKEWGYINEKGEKVIDIKYRDAEIFSDNGLAPVKEKKQWGFIDKTGKLVISMEYDISSGFGFLQSGSDKGFIDGYARVKKDKDWGFIDKDGKVLGKWHQNAENFVDTSK
- a CDS encoding phosphopantetheine-binding protein; the protein is MNKEVIVEKINYFLVDEFEVESEDIEPKANLKETLELDSLDFVDLVVAVESNFSVKLTGEDFVNVTTLQDFYDLIETKIS
- a CDS encoding HAL/PAL/TAL family ammonia-lyase → MPTLKGKLEIADFDKIIFKNDAVQLHKDIIERVQNSFDFLKEFSENKIIYGVNTGFGPMAQYKIKDDERIQLQYNLIRSHASGTGNPITAQYVRAAMLARLNTLSLGNSGVHPSVIKLMGELLNKNIIPLIYEHGGVGASGDLVQLAHLALVLIGEGEVFYKDERRNTEEVFKLENLQPIKVELREGLALMNGTSVMTGIGVVNVLYTKRIMAWMIKASSAINEIVKAYDDHLSFELNQTKRHNGQRQVAEMMRTHLKDSSLTRKREHHLYNGSSNEEVFVEKVQEYYSLRCVPQILGPVLDTLNSVESILIEEVNSANDNPIVDVEKKNVYHGGNFHGDYVALEMDKLKIVVAKMTMLSERQLNYLLNSKLNDILPPFVNLGKLGLNFGMQGVQFTATSTTAESQMLSNPMYVHSIPNNNDNQDIVSMGTNAALITKKVIENAFEVVAIELITIIQAIEYLKVQDSVSSETKKMYDEIRAIVPVFKEDVIMYPYVNKVKEFLMEP
- the fabG gene encoding 3-oxoacyl-ACP reductase FabG, producing MEEKKEKQKYALVTGGSRGIGRAVCIQLAKDLEYNLLINYNGNKEAAQQTLKEVEGLGAKGEIIQFDVTNSEAVNKAFDVWHEANKDAIIEVIINNAGITKDGMFMWMKPEDWHSVINTSLNGFYNVTNALIQKMLVNKYGRIINMVSVSGLKGTPGQVNYSAAKGAVIGATKALAQEVAKRNITVNAVAPGFIKSDMTAELDEKELKKMIPANRFGEAEEVAHIVSFLASKKASYITGEVININGGIYS
- a CDS encoding beta-ketoacyl-ACP synthase III, producing the protein MKNVYITRIAKFLPNEPVENEAMEEKLGVINGKTSKARRIILRNNQIKTRYYAIDKDGNVTHNNAQLAAEAVEALCDDTFNKNQIELLSCGTSSPDQILPSHAAMVHGFLKNGNLEVNSPSGACCAGMNALKYGYMAIKSDQVKNAVCTGSERTSSWMKSDIFEDEVAHLKEVEENSILAFNKEFLRWMLSDGAGAVLLESEPNGKTPLKIEWMEGYSYAFELDTCMYAGGEKLEDGNLKPWSEYPADVWGKMSLFAMKQDVKLLGENILQKGVESMKDAMAKHNITEEDIDYYLPHISSYYFKENLYNEIERQGLHLSWDKWFLNLTKVGNVGAGSIYLMLEELVHSGKLKKGERIFLQVPESARFAYSYAYLTVV
- a CDS encoding beta-ketoacyl-[acyl-carrier-protein] synthase family protein, giving the protein MRRVVITGMGIYSCIGKNLQEVKESLYNGKSGIICDGKRKDFGYRSCLTGWVEEPNLKEQLSRRERVSLGEEGAYAYAATIEALKNAKIDQQFLNENEVGILYGNDSTAKSVIESVDKIREKKDTTLVGSGAIFKAMNSSVTMNLSTIFKLRGINFTISAACASGSHSIGMAYFLIKNGLQDCIISGGAQEINELAMGSFDGLGVFSTQLDPTKASRPFDKDRDGLVPSGGAATLVIESYESAMKRGAPILGEIIGYGFSSNGDHISTPNVDGPSRAMKMALDQANIKASEIDYVNAHATSTPVGDANEALAIVDVFGENGPCVSSTKSMTGHECWMAGASEVIYSMLMMEYSFIAPNINLENPDEAASKLNLVNKTLNKKIDVFLSNSFGFGGTNSALIIKKCKL
- a CDS encoding lipid A biosynthesis acyltransferase, whose product is MAGEWEGKSKGTVFGYKIFIFFITKLGVRAAYVLLYPVALYYVFFAGKSTRSIFYYFRKRLKYPSLKSLFSIYKSYFIFGKTIIDKAAISSGLKSQFTYECDGVENITNLLDTQQGGIMISAHLGNFEIAEYFFEEIDTRSQISLVTTDAEHQNIKEYMEKVTVRSRVKFILVNDDMSHIFEINNALTSGELVCFTGDRYMKGQKVLTESLRGKEANFPAGPFLLASRLNVPVLFVYVMKETNKHYHLYARQAEVKNRDAQGLLKKYTESVEWMLKKYPLQWFNYFDFWETND